The Candidatus Hydrogenedentota bacterium genome includes the window GAGCGGAACTGGAGGCGGCGATGGCGAAATACGAGAAAGAGATTGTTACATATCTCGAAGCGCCAGGGGCGGACTGAGGGTGATACCTTCTTTGTGAACAGGCAAAGCAGGAATACTACGATTCGACCGTGGGGATCCATTCCAGCACAATTTCATCAGGATCGCTAGCCTCGATATTCACAAGATGGTCAAACCCGTATCTTCGGTAGAAACCGAGCGCCCGCGTGTTGCTGGCTTTCACCTCCGCGATCACACGACTGAATCCGGCTTCTTCTGTGCCCCAGCGAAAGAGGGCATCCAGCAGCGCATCCGCAGCGCCACTTCCCCGATGTTCGGGCGCCACCCAGACCTGTAGGAGTTCTCCGGTGCCGGGTAACTCAGGATGGAGATAGAGGGCAGCCAGGCCTGTCGGTTTGCCATCGGTCAGGATGAAAAAGATTGCCCGCGCCGTGCCGTTGGCAGCACCGTCTGCCGTTTCATCCCAACTACCTGCGTTACGCTCAATGGCCTGCGCGTAGGTCGTGGTAAATGCGTCTGGGGCGTCGCGAAGGGCACGAAGGCGAATCTCGCGATAGACGCTACCTTCGTCATGTTGTATTCGACGGACGTCCAACACTCACAGTCCCTTTCGATTTTCTTGCGCACTCCCGCAGAATATCGGAGCCATTTTTCCGTGCATTTCCGTGCCCTTCCGTGGTCAAAAAAAGGATCGGACCACGGAAATACGCGAAGGTGCACGGAACCGATAAGATCAGCGAATTCGTAGAGCGCCCTACTTCGGCGGTTCGGTCGCCGCAGGCACGACGGGCCGCGTCTGTTTCACCAGATCACGGATCGAGAACACCGCGCGATCTATCATTTTCTCGGGACCACCGGGCGTCACCCAGGCGGATGCCGGGTCGGCGCCATAGCCACCTTGTTCTATGGCGC containing:
- a CDS encoding GNAT family N-acetyltransferase; translation: MLDVRRIQHDEGSVYREIRLRALRDAPDAFTTTYAQAIERNAGSWDETADGAANGTARAIFFILTDGKPTGLAALYLHPELPGTGELLQVWVAPEHRGSGAADALLDALFRWGTEEAGFSRVIAEVKASNTRALGFYRRYGFDHLVNIEASDPDEIVLEWIPTVES